CATGGGGTGGGCTGAAAAGGGAGGGTGAAAAGTTAGATTGTGGCCAAGTTGTGAAGGGCCTTGAATGCCCTTTTAGGAAGCCTGGCTTTTATCCAGAGGGCCAATGGGAGCAATGAAGCAGGGAAATGGTATGGTTGGGTTCATTTACTAGCCCAGACCCTATGGACAGGAGGGGATCAGACAAAGGTGGAGAATGTGATAAGAAAGCCTGGCTGTTAGAAACAGTGAGAGGGAAGAGGCCTGGATAGAGGCTCCTCCCACTGGGTCTCCTCTGAGTCTGAGTCTGCTCTTTCTGTTTCAGAACCAGACAGAAGCCTGGGGCCCAAGCATGGTCATGAGGGCAATTGGGCAGTGCTGAAGACCCAGCCTGGCTCCAGCTGCTTCGAAAGGACTCCAGCCCCCCAGGACCCCAGCCCACAGCCTTCTGCTGCCCACAGGAtgggagcctgggggctgggagCCAGGCCATGAGGGACTGCTGCCCCTCCCAGCAAAAGGCCATCCCTACACACCCAAGGCTCACCCCTGCCCAAAGCCCAAGCATGGACTCTAGACACAGCAGCCCcagtggggctggggaaggggcatCCTACTCTGAGGACCCTGGCAGGAGTGTGGCCTACCCCTCCATGACCCACATCCCTTCCCAAGAGGCAGCCACCAAGGAGACGTTAGGGACACAAGGAGCCTTGATCTCAGGAACACCAGAAACCACCTTCTCTGGGAGGCCAGAGCCTGTGTCCTCAATGAAAACTGATCCTTCACCCTCAGAGAACAGAAATCCGATGTTCTTAGAGAATATGGATTCCAAGTCTTCAAAACAGGTAGATTCTGTTTCCATAGGAAAGGAAGATGCTGGGTCCTTGAGGAAGGCAGATCCTATGTTGACAGGAAAGATAGAGCCTGCAATCGTAGGGAAAGGGGATTCTGTGGCTTCTGGAAGGAAGGATCCTGTGACCCCAGGAAAAGAGGATCCTGGATCCTTAGGAAAGGTGGATCCTCAGTGCTCCAACAAGATGGATACAGTGTCCCtaaggaaggaggagcctggatcCTTGGGCAAAGTGGATCCTGTATTCCCAAGAAAGGAGGAGCCCAGGTATTCAGGAAAAGACCTTCGAGTGTCCTCAGAAGAGGTGGGGCCTGCATTTGCAGAAAAGACAGATTTTGTAGCTTTGGGAAAGAGAGATCCCGAGCTCTCAGCAAACGCGGATCCTGTGTCCTTGGAAATGCTGACTCCAGGGTCACCAGACAAAATCATGCCTGGAACAGTGGCTCTGGGGCCATCAGGAAGGGTGGATCCTACTCACTTGGGGATGACAGATCCTGCATCTATGGTAAATGCAGAAATTATGTCCTCCACAAAAGAGGACCCTCAGTTCCTAGGAAAGATGGACCCCGCCTCCTCAGGAAAGCAAGGCTCCACGTCTGTGGGAATGACAAAAACCATGTCCACTGGACAGGTGGAGCCCACGTCTTTGAAAAATATGGACCCCGTGTCTTCAGCCGAAgtgggttctgtttctctggaaaaagtgGATCCTGTGTCCTCAGGAAAGCCAGAGCCCTTGTCTCCCGTGCAGGCAGAACTGATGTTAGTGGGAAAGACAGAAACTGCATCCTCAAGAAAGGAGGACCTAGTGTCCTCCAGAAAGGGGGTTCCCATTTCTGTGGGAAATACAAAAACATCACCTCCTGGAAAAGTAAATCCTGAATCATCAGGAAAGATAGACTCTGCGTCCTCTGGTCCCATGGGTCCTCCTTCCTCTGAAAAAGCTGAGGCAGTGACTAGGGGGAAAGCAGACCCATTGTCCTCGGAAAAGACAGGTCCCCTGGCCCCTGGAAAGGTGGGTCCCCCAGCCTTGGGGAAGGCTGATCCCCCCACCTCAGGGAAAATGGACCCTATGATCAAGGGGAAGCCAGAAGCTGTTCTCCCCGGAGACATAGACTCCGAGTCCACAGGAAAGGTGACCCCCACGAGCCTAGGAAAAACAGTCCGGGCATCCTCGGGAAAGGCAGAAGCTGTCCCAGAGGGAAAGGTGGATGCTCTGCCCCTCGAGAAGGGCAATCCTATGAACTCCACGAAGGTGGATCCCAGGGCCTCCGGGAAAGCAGAATCCAAGTCCGAGCGCAAAGCGGAAACCACACCCTCTGGGCAGGAGGGCACCTCCTCAGCAGGGAAAGTAGAGGCTAAATCTCCAAATGAGAAGCCACTGGCCCCAGAGAAGCCGGATCCTGGATCCTCAGAATCAGCAGGCTCTATTGCCTCTGGGAAGGTGGCGCCTGTAGCCCTGGACAAGACTGACTCTGTGCCTCCAAGAAAGGGGgagcccccatccctggggaAGGGGGACAGCCTGACTCTGGAGAAGGCCTCCTCCAGGCAGGCAGATGGCAAACCCTGTGACTCCGCTCCTCCTCCCGCAGACGGCGGGGGCCTCGTGGAGCCAGCGTCACTGCCGAGCTCCGAAGCCTCCAGCCTCGTCCGGAAGGACCCGGCGGCTGCCAGGGCCGAGAGAAGCCCCGGCCCGGAGGAGGTGGCGTCGCCGCCGCCCGGGCCGCGGACTCGCGACAACTTCACCAAGGTGCCGTCGTGGGAGGCGAGCGCCCCGCCGCCACGCGAGGACGCGGGCACGCAGGCGGGCTCGCAGGCCTGCGTGTCGGTGGCCGTGAGCCCCATGTCTCCGCAGGACGGCGCGGGCGGCCCGGCCTTCAGCTTCCAGGGGGCGCCGCGCGCGCCCAGCCCCGCGCCCGGGCCGCCCTCTCGCCGGGACGCGGGCCTGCAAGTGTCTCTGGGCGCCGCCGAGACGCGCTCCGTGGCCACCGGGCCCATGACGCCGCAGGCCGCCGCGCCGCCCGCCTTCCCCGAAGTGCGGGTGCGGCCGGGCTCCGCGCTGGCGGCCGCCGCGGCGCCCCCCGAGGCGGTCGAGCCGGTGCGCGACGTGAGCTGGGACGAAAAGGGTATGACGTGGGAGGTGTACGGCGCCGCCATGGAGGTGGAGGTGCTGGGCATGGCCATCCAGAAGCATCTGGAGCGACAGATCGAGGAGCACGGTCGCCAGGGGGCGCCCGCGCCGCCACCCCCCGCTGCGCGCCCGGGCCCCGGCCGCGCGGGCTCTGTCCGCACCGCGCCCCCTGAGGGAGCCGCCAAGCGCCCGCCGGGCCTCTTCCGCGCACTGCTGCAGAGTGTGCGGCGCCCGCGATGCTGCTCGCGGGCCGGGCCCACGGCCGAGTGATCGGCTCCGCTTTTGTACGCCCGGGTTTCCAACCTTCTCAGGCTCCCTTCTCGATCCCAGGCCCCTAGAAGGGATCCCCTCAACGCGCGACAGGCCTCCAAGGAGCGGGCAGCATCTAGGGTCTTCTCATCCTGTCTTTCCAGCCCCCTTTCCCCTCCTAAACACACCAATGAATGCCCTCTACCCAGCTCCCTCGTGGTCAGGAGCCCACGAACCCAGCCCCGACACCCCACCGTCCCCTCATAGCCCTCAGCGCCACCCTCTCCCGGCCACACTAGGCGACCTCTGGGGACCTAGCCTTGAGAGCTAGGGCAGGCTCCTGAGATGTCTAGACAGGTGCGCTGTGGTCTCCAGAGGCAGCCAGGTCCCCAGAACGGGAGAAACTGTGTACAAAAGCCCCAAGTATGTGAGGATTGGCATGTGAGATCCCCGATGTGCAAGCCCGGGGTGTATGCGAGTGCGTGTCCACGCGGCGGGCTGGCCCCATGGCCTGGGCATCTCTTGCATGCTGGTAGTTGTCCCCAGTTCCTGTCTCCCCCTCACCTGGCCCTATCCCCACCCTCACTGGACACCACTCCACAACTCCCAGACAGGCCAAAGGCAGCTGCAAGGACTGCCCTGTGGGCGCAGCTGCAAGAGTCACAGAAACGCCAGAGGGTCATGGTCAGAGGCCCACAGCCTGGTGACAGCTGGCCTTGGGTGCTGGGGACACGACGGAGAGCTCACTCTACAACCACCGTAGTCCCTAAAAGACCACCCTCTCCGGTCCCTCATTCCCCAGAGCCGTGAGCCCCACAAGTCCCTTGTGACCACTCAGTACCCCTGTCCCCCAACCCTCCAGCCACGGTTTTTGGCTACAAACTGTCACAATACATTGGTAATAAAATACTCCCCCAACCCTCGTCAGTTGTGATTGGCTACAAGCAGACAGGGGTGGAGCAGCTTATCTTATTATGATCAGGGAAGGGTAGGTGTAATTTGGGGGTAACAAGGCCTCTTTGGAGGTGGATCAGAAGAGTGGGGGCCCGTGTGGAGC
The DNA window shown above is from Bos indicus x Bos taurus breed Angus x Brahman F1 hybrid chromosome 7, Bos_hybrid_MaternalHap_v2.0, whole genome shotgun sequence and carries:
- the GPRIN1 gene encoding G protein-regulated inducer of neurite outgrowth 1 — encoded protein: MRDCCPSQQKAIPTHPRLTPAQSPSMDSRHSSPSGAGEGASYSEDPGRSVAYPSMTHIPSQEAATKETLGTQGALISGTPETTFSGRPEPVSSMKTDPSPSENRNPMFLENMDSKSSKQVDSVSIGKEDAGSLRKADPMLTGKIEPAIVGKGDSVASGRKDPVTPGKEDPGSLGKVDPQCSNKMDTVSLRKEEPGSLGKVDPVFPRKEEPRYSGKDLRVSSEEVGPAFAEKTDFVALGKRDPELSANADPVSLEMLTPGSPDKIMPGTVALGPSGRVDPTHLGMTDPASMVNAEIMSSTKEDPQFLGKMDPASSGKQGSTSVGMTKTMSTGQVEPTSLKNMDPVSSAEVGSVSLEKVDPVSSGKPEPLSPVQAELMLVGKTETASSRKEDLVSSRKGVPISVGNTKTSPPGKVNPESSGKIDSASSGPMGPPSSEKAEAVTRGKADPLSSEKTGPLAPGKVGPPALGKADPPTSGKMDPMIKGKPEAVLPGDIDSESTGKVTPTSLGKTVRASSGKAEAVPEGKVDALPLEKGNPMNSTKVDPRASGKAESKSERKAETTPSGQEGTSSAGKVEAKSPNEKPLAPEKPDPGSSESAGSIASGKVAPVALDKTDSVPPRKGEPPSLGKGDSLTLEKASSRQADGKPCDSAPPPADGGGLVEPASLPSSEASSLVRKDPAAARAERSPGPEEVASPPPGPRTRDNFTKVPSWEASAPPPREDAGTQAGSQACVSVAVSPMSPQDGAGGPAFSFQGAPRAPSPAPGPPSRRDAGLQVSLGAAETRSVATGPMTPQAAAPPAFPEVRVRPGSALAAAAAPPEAVEPVRDVSWDEKGMTWEVYGAAMEVEVLGMAIQKHLERQIEEHGRQGAPAPPPPAARPGPGRAGSVRTAPPEGAAKRPPGLFRALLQSVRRPRCCSRAGPTAE